The Rosa chinensis cultivar Old Blush chromosome 7, RchiOBHm-V2, whole genome shotgun sequence DNA segment cttCATATCGTTCACTCATTCATGGCGGAGTGTCGcgtatcattcattcattcatgttGAAGTATCGCGTAactttcattcattcattcattcgtgGAGACGTATCGCATATCATTCATTCGTTCATGGAGGAGTgtcgcgtaacattcattcattcattcgtgGAGAGGTATAGCATATCATTCATTTATTCATTGCAGAGTgtcgcgtaacattcattcattggatCGCCGTTGGCAACACAAGGGTTTGTGAGGGGCAGTGTCGTGCTGTATCAGCGAAACCGGCCGTGAGCGATATCGCACTGATATTAGAGATTACACATAGGCAATAAGTTGGGATTGCTATATAGCGTGCCCTTTCCTGTTGCGTGTTATGATGGCCAGCGTAAGGCCTATGGCGATAATGATGGGAGTAAAGTATTTGACCGAGTATAGGTCTGATGGCAATAATCATTAGCGTTCGTGGTGCAGTTGGTGAATATGGCGAGTAAGAGCATTTCATTCATTACgaggatatttgattcattGAAAATATCATGTCATTCAGAGCTACACAAGGGCAGCCGCAAAATAcaagaaaggaagaaaagataAGAGGGAGAGAGTATCGGTGCTTACAACCATGGGGAGAGGTGATAGCGAGGCGGAGATTGCCGCCCGGATGCCTCACTCTACTTCGGATAGTAGCGGAGGTGCTGGGCATTCCATGGATGTGGGAGAGTGATGTCGTCTACTCCCATCAAGTAGAAAGTCTCGAGTCCAACGGCCTCAGTGAGCTCGTATGGCCCTTCCCAGGTGGCTTTCAGGCCTGTTGGAGTCGGCATCttctccttcattacccagtccttGACAGAAAGGAGGCGAGGCATGACCCTAGTGTTATAGTAGCAAGCGATGCGCTGTTTGTTGTTGATATTGCGGAGATGAGCTCGCTTGCAGCGCTCTTCCAAGAGGTCAGAGTCGAGGTTCAACCCTTCGGAGTTGGTGAGTGGGTCGAAGTATGCGACCCTCTCACTGCTAACCTCGTGCTTGACGGGGATCACGGCCTCGGTTTCAAATGACAAGCCGAAAGGGGACTCTCCATTGGCCTCTGTTGCGGTCGTCCTGATTGCCCATAGTACCTCGGGTAACTTCTTTGCCCATAAGCCCTTGGCGTTGTCGAGCCTCTTCTTTAAGTTCtacttgattatcttatttacaGCTTCGACTTGACCATTTGTATATGGGTGTGCTGGGGAGGTGTATCGGATTTGCTTGCCGTACTGGCTAATGAAGTCCCTGAGTGTATCGTTATCGAACTGGGCACCGTTATTGGTGATGATTGTTTCAGGGTTTCCGAATcggcaatagatgttcttccacaGGAAGTTGATAACCTTGGCAACGGTGATTGTGGCTAAGGCTCCGGCTTCGACCCACTTGGTGTTGTAGTCCACTGCGACAATAGCGAACTTTAACTGTCCTGGTGCGGTGAGCAACTTGCCAATAAAGTCGAGTCCCCATTGGCAGTATGCCCAAGGAGTGATGATGATCGAGAGTGGTACCGATGGTGCAAGGGGGGAGTTGGCGAACTAATGGCATTTGAGGCAAGCGCAAGCGATACTTTTGCGTCTTGCTCGATGGTGGGACAATAGTACTCAGTGCGCAGTGCCTTGAATGCTAGGTTTCTCGCCCTGGCGTGGTTGCCATAGACCCCAATGTGCTGGGATAGAAGGACCCGTTGTCCCTCTTCGAGGGAGATGCATTTCAACAGGGGGAAGGATCTTCCTTTCCTGTATAGTTTGTCGTCTCGGACTTTGTATAACGTTGACCTTCTGCGGAGCCTGGTGGCGATAATCTTGTTTGATGGTTCGATGCCCTTGGAGAGATAATCAATGAACATGTCCATCCACGAGGGTGGACGTTGGTTCTCTGTGAGGAATTTTTTCAAGAATGGCTTATCGATACTCGGCTTGTCCAGGACTTCCATCTTAAGGCTTTCGATATCCGTGTTGGGTGGTGATGTCGCCAGCCCGGGGACAGCATCAGCCTTGGTGTTCTGTGCTTGGGGAATCAAACCGATGGTGTGGCTGACGAGATCATTGGAGCAGAGCCTTGGTGAGTGCTTGATAATGAGATAAATGTGGTTCCTTGGCCTGGAAATCGCCGCCGACTTGATTGACGACAAGCTGGGAATCGCTGAAGATCGCTAGGCTCGTGACTCCCAACTCTTTGGCCAGCTAGATGTCCGCAATGAGTGCCTCGTACTCGGCGGCTTTGTTTGATGCCTTGAACTTGAACTGCAGTGCGTATTCGTATGTGTGCCCCTCTGGGTCAGTCAAAACAACTCCGGCACCACTGAGCTTGTTGTTGGAGGATCCGTCAACATGAAGAGTCCAAGTCAGAGTGGTGTTGGGTTCCGATATAACCTCGTCCGAGAGCTAGGTATCCTCTCTGCGTATGGATTTCGCAATGAAGTTCGCAGCAGCCTGTCCCTTGATTGCAGTACGTGGCATATAGTGAATGTCGAACTAGTCGAGTTTGATAGACCATTTTACCAGCCTGCCTGAGGATTTCGGTTTCTGGAGGACTTGCTTCAATGGCTGGTTGGTCAAGACATGTATGGGTCAGGTGTCTCGCAATCATTCGTTCGGCCATTGCTTAAGCCTAAATAGGTCAGGTGTCGTGCGATATCCATTGCCGCACAGGATGAATCGCCATAGGAATTTGTCCCTGAGCTCTTGGAAACTATCGATGGAGTTAGCAGGAAGGTTAAGGAACCAGCGCAAGGCTTTGTCCGTTAATGTTTCCTCGAACGCATGGCAAGCCATTGCGTCTGTGTATCGGGTTCCATGTAGTAGGGATTAGAAGACTTCCAGATGGTGGTATGGATCTCTGGTGCCATTATACTTCTCGATCTTAAAGGGTTTGGCCTCTGGTGGGCCCTTCTCGGCCTGTATTCGGGGAGTGAATGGGCCCATTTTGCCCTGGAAGCTAGCCGTGATCGACTGCCAGCCTGTCCGGCTCTCTGCGCTTTCAATCCATGCCTATAAGGAGGTAATGCTCTCACTTATCTATAATAACAACCGAGTGTTGGGGTCGGGAGAAGGTGTGTTGGTAGTGGCAGCTGTGTTAGTGGCTGATGTTCCTGCCATATCGAGTGCCGGCTGGGGAGCCGGTGTAGTGCCCAGTTGACCCGGGAAGAGGGGGAGTTCATGTAGATCACTTGGGGCCCTGTACTAGCGCTGCCAGGTATGGGGCCTGTAGGGCTTCCCGATGTAGCGCTTGGGGCCACGAAAGTGCTGGCGAGGCCGGTGCTTAGGTCAGTGGTGAGGACTATTCTGGGTGTCGGGACACCGCCAATAGTCGGTATTGCTCTTGTTGATGGACCATGTCTAGTGCTTCGTTATGCCCGACTCACCGCTGGAGTGACTCTCTGAGAATCCGGTTCTGGTTTGCCATGTTTTCGACCTCTCGGCAAGCTTCCTCGGCCGCCGTGTGCTATGTGTCGGCCTATGCACGGGTCTCTATTAAGTCGCGCATTGCTATTTCTAGTGCTATGATTGGATCAGTAGTCATGATTGAGGGAGTTTCGGTGTTCGGGCTTTGGAACTCGAGAGTGCATTAGACCTCGCGGGTCATTGCCTCGTGAGGCGGATCGTCAGTGTTTGTATCGGGAATGCTGGTAGCCATTGGTGATGTGTTGTCGTGCCAGCAAGGAGCAAGGAGAGTCTTTCTAGCGCCAAATGTTTCAGCTGTCTCGCAATCTGATCTAGCTAAACACGGGATGTATCGGCCTGCCACTATCGCTATCGGTCTCGCTTATCTGCAAAATAgacgaaggtcagagggaagactgggtgtgccggccttcaacgctctaatgcctaagtcagtatcgttaAAAGATAATGATAAcggaaagcgatagtaaaccGTTATctctttgggttgttggagatgatcttaatgtagcagatttgtgggggcttggttccgtttctttcggtgtgggaTGCTCGGGGTTCCAGATATCACCCCTAGGGGTATCGGGACCCTCGGCAGGGAGCCCTTCTCGCTTGTGTATTGGCGATATGAGTCTTGTGCTTCCAATACTTGTGCCTAAGAGGTATGTGTATACCAACAGATTGagtttcttcttccttcaccTTCCTTGATGAGCTTCTTCTTCAATCCCAGCTTTTCGATCTTCTTCTCACTGACATTGAGAATCGGGTTGTCGCCGGCTTGGTGATAATCTACATCTCGTCGGATTTCTTAGATGCCTCGACCACAAATTTGCGAGATCTGTTGGAGCTTTGGATGACAAAGTCGGAGATCTTAGCTGCTTCTTCAGTGAAACTGTTCATGGTTTTCTATTAACAGACCGACAGAGAGAGTTAAGAGAGTAAGGCTGAGGACCTAAGGTAGAAATAAGGCTGAGGACCAAAGTAAACTTATAAACAATTAGGAGATAAGGCTGAGGTAGAGATAACTATAATGTTGCTTAAGAGATAAGGCTGGTAGAGAGtaaaaacatataaacaattAACTGGTGTTGGTGACTTTCAAAACACaccataaataaacaaatatggGTCATAGACCTATTTATAGTCAACAAACACAAGAGTTGGAAAGATTAATAGGGTGCTGCCACCAATATTGCAAAAGTATGTAAACATTAGTATCTTTAGGCCACATCTGTGGTAGTGATAAGTGGTGGGAGACTGGGAGGTGTCTGAGACTCTGAGGGAAATAAAGTTAGAATGTGAAGGAGATTGGTGAATGAGTTGAAGGGTTGCTCTTGTGTTTATGGAGGAGGATAAGCACTATACAATCCCATTTACTTCACTGTGTTGGATAGAGCAGGCAATGAATTTTGCTATACCTATTATTAGTCTAATGACATTTGAATCTCGAATATGAACTCCCCATCcaccaaaataaaaacaaaggtttttgtccatttaccctaattctagagattttttttccacttaacccattaagtttttttttttttttttgttaattcccCCTTTACCCATGAAGACTCTAATAagatcttccctaatacccaattatgttttttttaaagactattttacccttactctTTTGTTatataaagaaagagagaaaatggaatagagagaagccataggagacttcaaTGGAGTCCCATCGCCGGCGCCCACTggacttctctgaaaacttcaCTGGAGGTCCCTAAAGAGGTGATCAGAGATCTCATAATTTactggaaaggtttattgccccaaatagacctgtattgcccctgaatagacgtctattgccccccaataaaactttTAGTCACTAGAATGgcaactaatctccctaaatttagacaaataaaactttgattaaagaaaaaaacgaggagattatatcaattcaaaacgtctattgcccccctcCCCCCGATAGAACTTTCAGTCGCCGGAATGGGaattaatctccctaaatttagacaaataaaactttgattaaagaatcATCTTTCTCCCCTTCCACTGCCTGAGTCGAGCACTGAAGGATACACAACGTTGATGATGTTGCTCGATGAGGCCAAGGAGACGACGGAGGGGTCCAGTAGGCCATCGGCGACGTGTGTACTGATCGGCGACTGTCTTGGAGAACACGGTGGAGAAGCTGTAGGCGACGCATGTACTTATCCTCGAGCTGCTGGAAGATGTGGATCCATAAGTCCCGGGTACAGAGGAAGAAGCCGACTTGGGAGAGATCCGGATCCTGGTTGGGTTGTTGGGAGAGGGCGATCTTGGAGATGTTAAGCTTGAGGCGACCTTTGTGTGTGAAGCCGAATTCGTCGAAGGGGATGATCGGACGCCAGTCGTCGCGGACCGACGAGGTGAGGATCTCgacggaggagagagagaaggtggcGAAGAGAGTGAGGAgggggaagaagaaggaggaggagaggagttTGGACATGGTTGAAATCTGGTCGTCGTTGTCAGCACTACGGCAGTTGGAGATTGGGGAGTGGATCGACACCGGaggtggggagagagagagtttctgatcgaaggagagaggagagagatatCGATGACATATTGGGTAGTTTTTTAATTTGGCGAGGGTAAAATTATCTTTCTATGTTAAATTGGGTAACAGAGAATGAAAATCTATTGCCGGGGTAAATGTGATAATTTTggccaattttggtgctttgggtcaagaacccaaaaaggaaaaaaggtttGACACTTTAGCGATTTAAATTTGGGAGTGATGTGAAACTCACCTCACATGgatataaattaatatttatggggagtgaaattcacactcctcGTTTTAAAATTCACATTctatgtttcattttttaattacatttttaCAATATACATGTACgtacataagcatttgcaagcataattagctataatgagccacgctcatggtacagCCAGCAGTAACAACTACCGCCAATTGTGTGACCTACAGAAACACAGCTAAACAGGCTACCACCTAAGCCCCGgttcacccccagatcaccgctgaggCGCCGCggcaagttagcatcagaagctaggaactgaagcacatcagtcccacatcgaaaacatggaagagcacagcctcttccccacctataaaaggttctctcctccctcctcattaattatgcatttactacttacttactgttactttgtcaacataaatacattgactaacttaggcatcagagaagagaagaccgcccaacgcggtctccctctgacgccctctgtatttcacttgacaggtagcggaagctctaaGAATATCGTAAgcagcggtccgcccatcggaccagcgttaccCTAGATTTAGCTACCGCTGGATCTCAGACATCAACATTGGTGCCATCTGtaggaatccttgaacaaaaggccatcccaccacaacaataaccatgactaacggtagcgggggaaacgctgaggagccaacggatcaatctgccaacccccatcccaTCATCCCCGCCGCTAACATTAACCCAACGGTTAATGTTAACCGTGCACTATACAACACTCCAGCAAACCCTAGCTTGGGGCCCCAAGGCTCATCCCAGGTCCCGCTGACCCAAACAGCGACGGAGACTCAACCGGGAAGTAGTAGCCCACCAGTCCAGGACCTCACCGCTATTTATGAGTTAgcattggcggacctccacaggGCAAACAGGGAGAGCGAACAGGAACGCCAagagaaggcggaggcccaaaaacaagtggccacactgatgtcaaaattcgacgaATTAAAAAAGGCACTAGAGGCAAATGCTAACACTATACAGAGCTAGTAATCGCAGAGCACCAAACTCAATCAACCCAATACCGGCGAAATGGTAACCGTACCAATCATGCAGATGcaagtaccgctgaacccaccagaaATAATGGGCCCACCTCCTCTGCCCCTAGCTCCTAAtgatggagcaggaggcggaattACAGCCAAACACCAACCGCTCGGCAGCTAGGGCCAGAACTGAAGGTAATCCACCTGCCCCTAGGAGGGAGCTGGCTCAGCGGAACCTCCAGGCAGGGCCTGCTGGAGACGCAACCGCCCTAATCTTGGAAATAatgcaacaattagagcaaaggATAGTCACCGTGCCAGTGCCAGTGCCAGTGCCAACTCCAAATCCACTCTTTACGTCCAGTGCCAACTCCAAATCCACTCTTTACGTCCAGACTAGGGCtattcaccgccaggatcctgcaGGCCGTCAGACTAGCAcacgcaaagacaccaaagatgtcacactaCAGCGGtatgactgaccccttcgtccacatggacaccttcaaaaaagtcactaacaacaagggattcgacgacgccaccctctgccacttgttcagcgaaacgctagacagtgaggcaatgagctggttcttcgaatgcccacctggatccattgactcattccacgcactcTCACaagctttcctctctcggttcatcctattatCCGCCGGccaccacaacacaacacaGTTGTTCAACGTCAGGCAGGGTGCAGAAGAAACATTAAAGGCATTTGTCACTAGGTGGCGGGCGGCGGCATCttagtgccgcgatctcgataaaacaatggcactggcggccttcaagcaaggactcctcaaggggccatttctctatcatctcaattacaatcacccaaatgccgcatacgaccatgtcatgagcgaggctgtgatccatgcacaggcagaattcatcacatatggagaaacccccccaCCACTACCAACACCAGCAAAGTCCACTCAACCTTCTGCCAGCCATCTGGAGACCGCTAGCAAAACCTCTGCTACGCctccaactgataagaagagagagtggcaacagggcaactacaagaacaagcggcaaaaggaccagcattacaacaagggcaaccgctcatcccaaggggataaccgtaataaacaaacggagtcctcccagcggtacgcagtatttacagtcctcacaacCTCGTATGAAGAGgtatacgaccagtgcaaggaccagattctgccaccacccccaagaaaatacctaAGGGTAGGAAAGCCCAGGAACACCAGCaaatggtgcaaataccatgagGAAAAcggccacaacaccaacaattgcaacgccctcaaaataGTAGTTGATACTTTGTACCGTGAtggtaagatggaacaattcaaggtacgCCAACCGCCACCCGTGATCGCCaacatcgaacctatgggccacATCAATACCATCAACGGGGGTGCTCCAATTACCAACCTGTCTCACAGCTACGAGaggtccgctaaactcccaaaatccggttgggaacccattatcttctcggaggaggaggagcgtgGAGTATATTTtccccacgacgatccattccTAATCGACGCCATACttgataaatggtcagtgggaagggtacttgttgacagcggatctgctattaatgtcatcttcaatggttgcTACAGCAAACTCCAGaggaatagaaaattactccaagatcatgaaccattgctcagcttctccggtgacgtcacgcaaccattgggttctgactacatgcgactagttgtCGGCGCTAGTTCATGTACGGCAGAAatccatacggagttcatagttgttgactgcttcagttcatataatgccatcattggtcgaccggcactcaacaagctcaagtgcatcatagccggatacatgcttctcatgaagttccctacgccTAACGGGacaggctgtgtcaagggaagtcaacaattggcaTGAGAATGCTACTCCACAATCGTAGCACGGTCGacacgccgccatgagatcctaacagTAGGAAACCATGCACCAGCACCagatatctttgaggaccctagAGATGACGAGAAaaaatatgtcaaaaaggagcctatcaacccagaaacatccttgagggttatcagcatcttcgacgaacaccctgagcggacagtccgcatcggcgctcagctagactcagaggtagcggctgaactcacccagtttcgTCGTGACAGCGCCGccatctttgcatggtcctacgctgacatgccaggcatctcccctgagatcatcacacacaagctgagcatcaaaccatccttcaatcctgtcaagcagcggcgaagggcctttgatgaggaaagatatcgtgcaataggTGAGGAGGTCACCAAGCTCCagaacattgggttcatccgccaggtcatttaccctcagtggatttccaacctggtcatggtcaggAAACCTAGCGGAAAATGGCGGATGTGCGTTGACTTCAATggcctcaacaaggcattccccaAGGATAGATTCCCGCTTcccgctatatatatatagatcccatccagagcggagctccgctttgaaattaacatgtgaagttcgagtttttggtcactttttggtcgcatatctacatctcgaccgttcagtttttaggtactagtataTAGATCATCCttccaaattttcaaccaaattgataatcgttaaggcattgataattgccttaaaggtGGTACgattcaggttgacagattcagcccgtccattggtttaagtgagttagatgccttaacgatcatcaatttggctgaaaatttgctgagatgatctatacactagtacctaaaaactgaacgatcaagatgtggatatgcgaccgaaaagtaacctaaaactcgaacttcacacgttaatttcaaagcggagctacgctctggataaaatatttgtgtatatatatatatatatattttttttttctctgagttttatgagtttttttttcctccttattACTCACTTACCTTGCTTTGCATTAGCTGATCGTTCATGTATACGGGACCTATTAGTTCTCAATTCAACATGATCTTATTAAGTTTTAAGGGACAATATGCAATTTCCTCGAACTATCTACATCCTAAATTTGAAACTTCCAACTATCAGTATCTACATCTTCTTCCTTCATTTGGCATCTACAATTATTTAATCTCTAACTTCTTGTGCTGCATAGAGACTCGGTATATCAGTGAGAGATTTTGTCTTTGTAAAGGGCATTGTTATTGGCCTACAAGTAGTTATTGTTTTACTGTATTAAGCAGTTACATAGTATTTTTGTCTCCAGAAATCagtgtttgttttttttgtccCTCTGTGTGTGTCAATATATAGTAAAAGTTTGCTCTTGCTCCTATACTTTTATGTGTGGAGAAATGTTGTGAATTGCTTCCAGGTATAGAAATGATGCAATAAATCATGAAAGTTGTGTATCATTCGAAAGCAACTTTTCAACTGTCTAAAAATCTCAACTTGGTATTGAATTGGGGGAAACTACAAACCTCCTTGTACCATGAAATTATAGTAGCGATTAGAAGTTATTGTGAAATGgaattttcatttttcctctGTGTTAACTTTGCACCTGAAGAGATTGCTACCATTTTATATTATGTAGGGCAAGCATTACCCCTGAAACTGTGTCAATTATTTTGGCTGGAAGGTTCAAGGCCAAGAGCGTTGTCTTTTTTATGCAGCTTTCTTTTGGCTTGCTTTTGGTCATTgttaagttttgtttttcttaatgGAGTGAGAAATTGTTTTTGCTTTTGATTACCAAGTAGTGCCTTTTGTGTTCTTGTCCCTGTGATCAATGCACATGTAGTTTGTTATGTTTGAGTGTGTGAAACAATACCGTTTGTAGATGTATAACGTATCTAATGTTTGAAATTGTTAAGTTGAACCATATCGGCGATATACCCTCAGCATCGAGCGAGCTGCAGTACCTAGTATCTACTCTACCTCTCTAAGCAACTATTACGTTGGTGAAAGAATAGATGGTTGGAAATTCGAGGTAGGGGAAGaggaagatttggttttgggttttatttttctcttaatttttcttaccgggtttttttttcttttctgtttaagATTGTCATCAAATTGTAGGACCAAGTAGGGCTAAATTAGAAGATAACTGCCACATCATCAGTTAACCCTCCATGtcagtgtctttttttttttaaagaaattgtTAATTCAGATATGAAATCTTCTTAACAGATTAAAGTTCGCATATAAAAAACTGCATATGATAAAATTTGAAAGTTTGGTACGAAATTGAAAATCACCTCATAATTCAAgggtaaattttcttttttccagtCTGTATAAGTAATTAACCAAGCTTTAACTCTATAAAATTGGTACATGGCACATTCTGTTTCACACACCATCCTCTATGAGTataatttgagagagagagagagaatgggttCCAAAGCCTCTGAGAAGCCACATGCAGTTTGCATACCATACCCAGCTCAAGGTCACATAAACCCAATGCTAAAATTGGCTAAACTTCTCCACTACAAAGGGTTTCATATAACCTTTGTCAACACAGTCTACAACCATGAGCGCCTGCTTAAATCCCGAGGCGCCAAATCCCTTGATGGACTTCCTTCCTTTAGGTTCAAGACAATTCCGGATGGCCTCCCCCTGACTGATGCCAATGCCACCCAACACATACCATCCCTATGTTATTCCACTAGTAAAAACTGCTTAGCACCCTTCAGAAGCCTTCTTTCAGTACTCAATTCTTCGCCAAACTCCCCGCCAGTTACTTGCATAGTTGCTGATGGTGGCATGACCTTCACTCTTGATGCAGCACAAGAGCTTGGCCTTCCGGAAGTTCTCCTCAAGACCCATAGTGCTTGTGGCTTCTTGTGCTACCTTCACTATGCCCATCTCATTGAAAAGGGTCTTACTCCTCTTAAAGGTATGGGTCTTCACTATTTTGGAAACACCGGCTCTGTCCTAAACATGTAGGGTACTGCAAGGTTAACTTCACCGTGTTTCTTTGATTAGCAGATGCCACTTATTTGACAAATGGCTATTTGGACACTGTGATAGATTGGATACCAGGCATTAGAAGTATCCGTTTGAGGGACATACCGACCTTCATTAGAACCACAGACCCAGATGACATCATGCTGAAATATCTCGCGGTTGAGATGGAAAGAGCTCAGAGAGCATCTGCTATCGTAATTAACACATTCGATGCGTTGGAGCATGATGTTTTGGAAGAACTTTCAAGATTGCTACCACCTGTTTACTCCATTGGATCTCTACACCTACAACTCAATCAGATCCCAGCAGATAACGATTTGAAGTCAATTGGATCAAACCTATGGAGCGAAGAACCGGAGTGTCTCGAATGGCTCGATTCCAAAGCACCAAATTCTGTGATTTACGTAAACTTT contains these protein-coding regions:
- the LOC112176044 gene encoding (R)-mandelonitrile beta-glucosyltransferase, yielding MGSKASEKPHAVCIPYPAQGHINPMLKLAKLLHYKGFHITFVNTVYNHERLLKSRGAKSLDGLPSFRFKTIPDGLPLTDANATQHIPSLCYSTSKNCLAPFRSLLSVLNSSPNSPPVTCIVADGGMTFTLDAAQELGLPEVLLKTHSACGFLCYLHYAHLIEKGLTPLKDATYLTNGYLDTVIDWIPGIRSIRLRDIPTFIRTTDPDDIMLKYLAVEMERAQRASAIVINTFDALEHDVLEELSRLLPPVYSIGSLHLQLNQIPADNDLKSIGSNLWSEEPECLEWLDSKAPNSVIYVNFGSITVMKDEQLIEFAWGLANSNITFLWVIRPDLVAGKLAVLPPEFVEETKGRSMLASWCSQEQVLNHPAVGGFLTHSGWNSTIESVCAGVPMICWPFFADQQTNCRFCCKEWGIGMEIDGDVKRNYIEGLARKLMEGKEGKEMRKKAMEWKKLAEEAITAPNGSSFLNLDELVNQKLLSPKN